The Burkholderia pyrrocinia genome includes a window with the following:
- a CDS encoding DUF3472 domain-containing protein, with protein MFRKTMFSCLLVGILPMSTMSYAVSSSYSASLTLASLSPSVGGTDKAKLTLTNNGATVAVAGLTINMPSGFSASNPGAACGGSLASVANTNQLTLTSVSIPPGSTCVLSFTMKLPPVASMPPRSQLVFSISPDTSAGLATLTSSSVPIIKSILGSTPGLYSDTWFPSSLPSVAQLDLFITPETDPGPNSNVYWSNQINSLGGYTGMQSTEITSATEGYGKQFLFSLWNATDARPGTPSTAGIGAGSYCTVSKTATDGAAGAQCRYRYEWQAGHTYRFRVTPNAALGPGWYKSNVTDITAGSTGDSFDIGSIYIGNGKNLVPMTSIAQWVEYVDWNSPSTSCSSIAYTHARFSIHAYDKLGNAVAMPKPSVSANSTCSNEYYNVSEVNGEATLIGGPKQSAPGCSRQTAVASQRKPD; from the coding sequence ATGTTTAGAAAAACGATGTTTTCTTGTTTGCTTGTCGGCATATTGCCGATGTCAACGATGTCATATGCGGTCTCCTCCAGTTACTCTGCATCACTCACTCTCGCCTCGCTGTCGCCTTCCGTCGGCGGTACGGACAAGGCAAAACTGACACTAACCAATAACGGAGCCACGGTAGCCGTTGCCGGCCTGACAATCAACATGCCGTCCGGCTTTAGCGCGTCGAATCCGGGGGCAGCGTGTGGCGGCAGCTTGGCTTCGGTCGCCAACACGAACCAACTGACCTTGACGAGTGTGTCGATCCCACCTGGGAGTACATGCGTACTCAGTTTCACGATGAAGCTCCCCCCCGTTGCGTCGATGCCGCCGCGTAGCCAACTCGTTTTTTCGATTAGTCCGGACACAAGCGCCGGCTTGGCTACGCTGACGTCGAGTAGCGTTCCGATCATCAAGTCGATTCTCGGCTCGACGCCGGGCCTGTACAGCGACACCTGGTTCCCGTCCAGTCTACCGAGCGTCGCCCAGCTGGATTTGTTCATCACCCCCGAGACCGACCCGGGTCCCAATTCCAACGTGTACTGGTCGAACCAGATCAATAGCCTTGGCGGTTATACCGGCATGCAATCGACTGAAATCACGTCCGCGACGGAGGGATACGGCAAGCAGTTTCTGTTCAGCCTGTGGAATGCCACCGACGCGAGGCCCGGAACGCCATCGACGGCCGGAATCGGCGCGGGCAGCTATTGCACCGTCAGCAAGACCGCGACCGACGGCGCCGCCGGTGCACAGTGCCGTTATCGCTATGAATGGCAGGCAGGCCACACCTACCGGTTCCGAGTCACGCCGAATGCGGCGCTGGGCCCGGGCTGGTACAAAAGCAACGTAACGGACATCACGGCCGGCTCGACCGGTGATTCGTTCGACATCGGCAGTATCTATATCGGGAACGGCAAAAACCTGGTACCGATGACATCGATCGCCCAATGGGTCGAATACGTCGACTGGAATTCGCCGAGCACGAGCTGTTCATCGATCGCTTATACGCACGCGCGATTCAGCATTCACGCATATGACAAACTCGGCAATGCGGTCGCGATGCCGAAGCCGTCCGTTAGTGCAAACTCGACTTGCTCCAACGAGTATTACAACGTGTCGGAAGTCAACGGTGAAGCGACATTGATCGGAGGCCCGAAACAATCCGCGCCGGGTTGTTCAAGGCAAACGGCAGTTGCCTCACAACGCAAGCCGGATTGA
- a CDS encoding recombinase family protein: MIIGYARVSTVEQSLGLQMDALTRAGCDTIFTDEGISGSDFSRPGLDATLAKLSAGDTLMVWRLDRLGRSLRKLIDLVTHLDSRSIQFASITESINTNSSGGMLIFHLMASLAQFERSLISERTRAGMASARARGKPIGRKPALDDQQRTQALKLLQKQSILEVAQHFKVHPRTLKRILENRKSRHPQCADQPMTE, from the coding sequence ATGATTATTGGATATGCACGCGTATCAACGGTTGAGCAATCGCTCGGGCTTCAGATGGATGCATTGACGCGAGCAGGCTGCGACACCATTTTCACGGATGAAGGTATTTCCGGATCTGACTTCTCGCGCCCAGGGCTCGATGCCACACTCGCAAAGCTGTCTGCCGGAGATACATTGATGGTTTGGCGGCTCGATCGACTTGGCCGTTCTCTGCGCAAATTGATCGACCTGGTCACGCACCTCGACAGTCGAAGCATCCAGTTCGCTTCCATCACGGAGTCAATCAACACCAACTCGTCCGGAGGCATGTTGATTTTTCATCTGATGGCGTCCCTCGCGCAGTTCGAACGCAGCCTGATCAGCGAACGGACACGCGCGGGAATGGCTTCTGCGCGAGCGCGAGGAAAGCCGATCGGGCGCAAGCCTGCGCTCGACGATCAACAACGGACACAAGCACTGAAGCTGCTGCAGAAACAATCGATTCTTGAGGTGGCGCAGCACTTCAAGGTTCATCCGCGAACCTTGAAGCGAATTCTGGAAAATAGGAAATCGCGGCATCCGCAATGTGCGGATCAACCGATGACCGAGTAG
- a CDS encoding ricin-type beta-trefoil lectin domain protein: MTDGTPAGSNRALLGTCPTLASVRESGGRAFNSALWVQAGDGTIQTKNSYCLSAAASGAGSNVVLATCVQGAANQQWNIVRSSRASPGSQVVAKQSGLCMTPSASGTLSLQVCASSNSNWTTPGKSFDY, from the coding sequence TTGACCGACGGCACGCCCGCCGGCTCCAATCGCGCGCTGCTCGGTACTTGCCCTACGCTGGCGTCGGTACGGGAATCAGGTGGGAGGGCATTCAATAGTGCATTGTGGGTACAAGCGGGCGACGGGACGATCCAGACCAAGAACAGTTACTGCCTGAGCGCTGCAGCATCTGGCGCGGGCAGCAATGTCGTGCTGGCGACGTGCGTGCAGGGCGCGGCGAATCAGCAATGGAATATCGTGCGGTCATCACGTGCAAGCCCGGGTTCGCAGGTTGTTGCGAAACAGAGTGGATTGTGCATGACACCGTCGGCTAGCGGCACATTGAGCTTGCAGGTCTGCGCGTCGTCCAATAGCAACTGGACGACGCCGGGAAAGAGCTTCGACTACTAG
- a CDS encoding pyridoxal phosphate-dependent aminotransferase gives MTHLPNIVSRSMLHLSSHMDKTGPSAISRVMAAVAERKRNGKKVIGLHVGEPDFDTPDHIKEAAIRAVQAGDTHYTAPDGSPAMKEAVQHKFHRDYDLKIELNEIVIAPGAKTLIFMALFATLDRGDEVILPAPYWGSYIDIIEMMGATAVVVPTRPEDAFRLHADDLEKAITPRTRWLLLNSPSNPSGTVYELEHYVPLLDVLENHPHVWLLADDMYEHIVYDDVKFVTPSQIRPNLRGRMLTVNGVSKAYAMTGWRIGYAVGPAALMQAIVAIISQSTSCACSIAQAAAVEALRGAQDVVERYRLEYAERRELVIRDLNAIPGLSCIAPKGAFYALVDWKELMGKTTEAGECLRTDEQFCRYLLDEYGVGVVPGAPFGAPGYFRVSFAGAIPVLSEGMALLRTACAALA, from the coding sequence ATGACCCACCTACCAAACATCGTTTCGCGTTCGATGCTGCATCTATCGAGTCATATGGATAAGACCGGACCTTCGGCGATTTCCCGCGTGATGGCGGCGGTGGCGGAGCGCAAGCGCAACGGAAAAAAAGTCATTGGCTTGCATGTCGGCGAACCGGACTTCGACACGCCTGACCATATCAAGGAGGCGGCGATTCGAGCTGTTCAGGCAGGCGACACTCACTATACGGCGCCGGACGGCAGCCCCGCCATGAAGGAAGCGGTCCAGCACAAGTTTCACCGCGACTATGACCTGAAAATCGAACTCAACGAGATCGTCATCGCACCCGGCGCCAAGACACTGATCTTCATGGCGCTCTTTGCGACCCTCGACCGGGGAGATGAGGTCATTCTGCCTGCCCCCTATTGGGGCAGCTATATCGACATCATCGAGATGATGGGAGCGACGGCCGTTGTGGTGCCGACCCGACCAGAGGACGCATTTCGCCTGCACGCGGACGATCTCGAAAAAGCGATCACGCCCAGAACGCGATGGCTGCTGCTGAATTCACCTTCGAATCCGTCCGGAACGGTGTACGAACTCGAACACTATGTGCCTCTTCTGGACGTTCTCGAGAATCATCCGCATGTCTGGCTGCTGGCGGACGACATGTACGAACACATTGTCTACGACGACGTGAAGTTCGTGACGCCTTCCCAGATACGCCCGAATCTGCGCGGCCGCATGCTGACGGTGAACGGCGTATCGAAGGCCTACGCGATGACTGGCTGGCGCATCGGTTATGCGGTCGGACCCGCTGCGCTCATGCAGGCGATCGTCGCAATCATCAGCCAGTCCACGTCATGCGCCTGCTCGATCGCGCAGGCCGCGGCGGTCGAAGCACTACGGGGGGCACAGGACGTGGTCGAACGGTACCGGCTGGAATACGCCGAGCGGCGCGAACTGGTGATTCGGGACCTCAACGCCATCCCCGGACTTTCCTGCATCGCCCCGAAGGGGGCGTTCTACGCGCTTGTCGACTGGAAGGAGCTGATGGGCAAGACAACCGAGGCTGGCGAATGTCTGCGGACCGATGAGCAATTTTGCCGATATCTGCTGGACGAGTACGGGGTCGGGGTTGTGCCTGGCGCACCGTTCGGCGCACCAGGGTATTTTCGCGTGTCATTCGCCGGTGCGATTCCCGTTCTTTCTGAGGGCATGGCCTTACTGAGAACCGCCTGCGCTGCTCTCGCTTAG
- a CDS encoding acetolactate synthase large subunit — protein MNGAESLVRTLLQSGVDTCFANPGTSEMHFVAALDQIPGMHCVLGLQENVVTGMADGYYRIAEKPACTLLHCGPGLANGLANLHNARRARSGIVNIVGDQATYHRQFDAPLTADTDSLARTVSSWVRTSGSSAEVGHDAAGAVQAARTAPGQIATMILPADASWSAGGVVAEALVVPVAPAIDPFAVEQAARVLRERKNVLILLAGRGVLAKSQALAWRIARATGAAVRYDFVNGRLARGQGRLPVERVPYGTDHAIESLASFEHIILVNAKPPVGFFAYPDKPSRQYPSHAQLHVLSRYDQDPEAALQALVDALNAPEAAMPDPGPRPEIASGAPTPEGLARTLAALMPDDAIVSDESISYGRSFYRHTHAAAPHDWLQLTGGAIGDGLPVATGAAIGARGNRRVISLQADGSAMYSLQALWTQARERLPCTTILLNNSKYNILVGEYRNVGATPGPTAMSMLDLGNPALNWTKIADGLGVEAARATTMEECADLMARSFGREGPFLIELMV, from the coding sequence GTGAATGGTGCGGAAAGTCTGGTAAGAACGCTGTTGCAGTCGGGTGTCGACACCTGTTTCGCGAATCCCGGTACGAGCGAGATGCATTTCGTCGCGGCGCTCGATCAGATCCCCGGCATGCACTGCGTGCTGGGCTTGCAGGAGAACGTCGTCACCGGCATGGCGGATGGCTACTACCGGATCGCCGAAAAGCCAGCCTGCACGTTGCTGCACTGTGGTCCCGGCCTTGCCAACGGCCTCGCAAATCTCCACAACGCGAGGCGTGCACGCAGCGGCATCGTCAACATCGTCGGCGATCAGGCGACCTATCACCGCCAGTTCGATGCGCCGTTGACGGCGGACACCGACAGCCTCGCGCGCACGGTGTCGAGTTGGGTGCGCACGAGCGGCAGCTCGGCCGAGGTCGGACATGATGCAGCCGGCGCGGTGCAGGCGGCCCGCACCGCGCCAGGTCAGATCGCCACGATGATCCTGCCGGCCGATGCATCGTGGAGTGCGGGCGGCGTCGTGGCCGAAGCGCTCGTCGTTCCGGTCGCGCCGGCGATCGATCCGTTCGCAGTCGAACAAGCCGCGCGCGTGCTGCGCGAGCGCAAGAATGTGCTGATCCTGTTGGCCGGGCGCGGCGTGCTCGCCAAATCGCAGGCGCTTGCATGGCGCATCGCGCGGGCCACCGGTGCGGCCGTTCGTTACGACTTTGTAAACGGACGCCTCGCGCGCGGCCAGGGGCGGCTTCCGGTCGAACGCGTACCGTACGGCACCGATCACGCCATCGAGTCGCTCGCCAGCTTTGAGCACATCATTCTCGTCAACGCGAAGCCGCCCGTCGGCTTTTTCGCCTACCCGGACAAGCCGTCCAGGCAATATCCTTCGCATGCGCAACTGCATGTCCTGTCGCGCTATGACCAAGATCCCGAAGCTGCATTGCAGGCACTGGTCGACGCGCTGAACGCGCCTGAAGCGGCGATGCCCGACCCGGGGCCACGTCCGGAGATCGCAAGCGGCGCGCCGACCCCTGAAGGCCTGGCGCGCACGTTGGCCGCGCTGATGCCCGACGACGCGATCGTCTCCGACGAAAGTATTTCCTACGGCCGTTCGTTTTACCGTCATACGCATGCCGCTGCGCCGCACGATTGGCTTCAGCTGACCGGCGGCGCGATCGGCGATGGCCTGCCGGTTGCGACGGGCGCCGCCATTGGCGCGCGTGGCAACCGTCGGGTGATCAGTTTGCAAGCCGACGGCTCGGCCATGTATTCGTTGCAGGCGCTATGGACGCAAGCTCGGGAGCGTCTCCCGTGCACGACGATCCTGCTGAACAACAGCAAGTACAACATTCTCGTCGGCGAATATCGGAACGTTGGCGCGACACCTGGCCCGACCGCCATGAGCATGCTCGACCTCGGCAACCCGGCGCTCAACTGGACGAAGATCGCCGATGGCCTTGGCGTCGAGGCGGCACGCGCGACCACGATGGAAGAATGTGCCGACCTGATGGCCCGAAGCTTCGGGCGGGAGGGCCCGTTCCTGATCGAACTGATGGTTTGA
- a CDS encoding recombinase family protein, which yields MKIGYARVSTDEQHLDLQLSALQSYGCDIVFSDSGISGASFDRPGLGGALAAAGNGCTLVVWRLDRLGRSLSHLIAVIGKLSADGVHFVSLTESIDTGSPLGRFTFHMIGALAEFERSLISERTRAGMSSARLRGSKIGRPPALTFAERERARALLLVHSEAEVADLLKIHVRTLRKYLKLDTMDT from the coding sequence ATGAAAATCGGCTATGCGCGCGTCTCGACCGACGAACAGCATCTTGATTTACAACTGTCCGCGTTACAGTCTTACGGCTGCGATATCGTTTTCTCCGATAGTGGCATCTCCGGCGCCAGCTTCGATCGACCAGGCCTTGGCGGGGCGCTTGCAGCAGCCGGCAACGGCTGCACGCTGGTGGTATGGCGACTGGACCGCTTGGGCCGCTCGCTCAGTCACCTGATAGCGGTGATCGGAAAGCTGAGCGCAGACGGGGTGCACTTTGTATCGCTCACGGAAAGCATTGATACGGGTTCGCCGTTGGGTCGGTTCACTTTCCATATGATTGGGGCACTCGCGGAGTTCGAACGGTCGTTGATCAGCGAACGGACACGCGCCGGCATGTCAAGTGCTCGACTGCGCGGTAGCAAAATCGGGCGTCCGCCTGCGCTGACCTTTGCAGAACGCGAGCGTGCGCGCGCATTATTGCTGGTGCATTCCGAGGCGGAGGTTGCCGACCTGCTCAAGATCCATGTCCGGACGCTCCGGAAGTATCTCAAGCTCGATACGATGGATACATGA
- a CDS encoding LysR family transcriptional regulator — MDTKLLQDFLALAATGNFTRAAELRCVSQAAFSRRIQALESWAGVPLVERGSIPSRLTDAGQRLRVTAAETVAKLSRAKADLSGAAPRQHEHIRVGISSALATLYLPQWWPTWTRDIQLTAEVMVGNIYDLVTALASNHVDILITYECNELPLPFSPERYESKWIRSDCLKPFASRQWVQEKGVVWPGTAAAPIPLLMWTRGHYLDRLVERVIEKAPFPLIGTRVFENRSHEVLHAMTSHGHGVAWMLETLVLAAGNDCVSLGGAAWSLPMPVRAFREIENANPALECLWQMLCA, encoded by the coding sequence ATGGATACGAAGCTCCTGCAGGATTTCCTGGCATTGGCCGCTACCGGCAACTTCACTCGCGCCGCCGAGTTGCGCTGTGTGTCGCAAGCGGCGTTCAGCCGCCGGATTCAGGCGCTCGAAAGCTGGGCGGGCGTGCCGCTGGTGGAGCGAGGCTCGATACCGAGCCGGCTGACCGACGCCGGGCAGCGGTTGCGCGTCACTGCGGCGGAGACCGTCGCCAAACTGTCCAGGGCAAAGGCCGATCTGTCCGGAGCCGCGCCGCGTCAACACGAACACATTCGGGTTGGGATCAGCTCGGCGCTGGCCACGCTGTATTTGCCGCAGTGGTGGCCCACGTGGACCCGCGACATCCAGTTGACCGCCGAAGTCATGGTCGGCAATATCTATGATCTTGTGACGGCGCTCGCGTCGAATCACGTCGACATCCTGATCACATACGAATGCAACGAATTGCCGCTGCCGTTTTCCCCGGAGCGCTACGAGTCGAAGTGGATCAGAAGCGACTGCCTCAAACCGTTCGCATCCCGGCAGTGGGTACAAGAAAAAGGCGTTGTCTGGCCTGGCACGGCTGCTGCCCCCATTCCACTGTTGATGTGGACGAGGGGTCATTATCTGGATCGGCTCGTCGAGCGCGTCATCGAAAAAGCGCCGTTTCCGCTGATCGGGACGAGAGTATTCGAGAATCGCTCGCACGAAGTGCTCCACGCAATGACGTCCCACGGGCATGGGGTAGCCTGGATGCTTGAAACCCTGGTGCTGGCCGCCGGCAATGATTGCGTGTCGCTGGGAGGCGCGGCCTGGAGCTTACCGATGCCGGTCCGGGCATTTCGCGAGATCGAGAACGCGAATCCCGCGCTGGAGTGCCTGTGGCAAATGCTCTGCGCATAG